From one Deltaproteobacteria bacterium genomic stretch:
- a CDS encoding ABC transporter permease subunit (The N-terminal region of this protein, as described by TIGR01726, is a three transmembrane segment that identifies a subfamily of ABC transporter permease subunits, which specificities that include histidine, arginine, glutamine, glutamate, L-cystine (sic), the opines (in Agrobacterium) octopine and nopaline, etc.): MHRHVKCILIILFLAGSGLLWGCPNEKNKNTLSDPFQMNAPGYSIGVPQGAASMIIVEQKFPQSKIEYYQTVPDGYLAVKQGKIDAFAFGRHTLQYIAARDCNLAVMDQKIGDQRIVVGTARGQDELMEKVNAFIKQYRGDGTYEDMYNRWILGKNARIPDLPETKAPVLTLKIGTDGLNEPMNFYANGELTGFDIEFAKRLALFLNAKITFQTMDFSALVIAAQTGKVDLLVADLNATPERGRNMLFSDTYVDSETALLVRRDRLIARDDKRIDNISQLSGKRVGVITGAMYENVLKETIPTATPVYFSTFTDQIEAVRTGKIDAFLVDDVVAKDMIRQTTGVTYLQEWLSTNEYAFAFARERVALQVQVNAALRKMGDEGTLRELAQKWFGEDERVKVLPDIGLPDGKDVIRFATNSNCAPFAYMKDGRMVGYDIETAMIIARKLGRGLKITDMEFSAIIPALKTGKSDMAGGFITITPERSRSVLFSSPNYTGGTIAVVASQTKGVKPLQADGFWVRMDQSFKRTFVIEDRYKLILRGLGVTLVISLLSAVFGTVLGFAICMMRRARTKWMHLPAMVFIRVIQGTPIVVLLMILYYVVFGGVDI; the protein is encoded by the coding sequence ATGCATCGGCATGTGAAATGTATTCTCATCATTTTATTTTTGGCTGGTTCCGGTCTGCTGTGGGGATGCCCAAACGAGAAAAACAAAAATACTCTTTCCGATCCGTTTCAGATGAATGCACCCGGCTATTCCATTGGCGTGCCCCAGGGTGCCGCATCCATGATAATTGTTGAGCAAAAATTTCCGCAAAGCAAAATAGAATATTACCAAACGGTTCCCGATGGTTATCTGGCGGTTAAGCAGGGGAAGATTGATGCCTTTGCCTTTGGCCGACACACGCTTCAGTATATAGCCGCCCGCGATTGCAATCTGGCCGTAATGGACCAAAAGATCGGAGATCAGCGGATTGTTGTCGGAACGGCTCGGGGGCAGGACGAACTCATGGAAAAGGTCAATGCGTTTATCAAGCAGTATCGGGGGGACGGAACCTACGAGGATATGTACAACCGGTGGATTCTGGGGAAAAATGCGCGAATACCGGATCTGCCGGAAACAAAAGCCCCTGTTCTAACCCTGAAAATCGGCACGGACGGTTTAAATGAACCGATGAACTTTTATGCCAATGGCGAACTGACAGGATTTGATATTGAGTTCGCAAAACGACTTGCGCTTTTTTTGAACGCAAAAATTACGTTTCAGACCATGGACTTTTCCGCCCTGGTCATCGCCGCACAGACCGGGAAGGTCGATTTGTTGGTTGCTGACTTGAACGCCACTCCCGAGCGGGGGCGGAATATGCTCTTCTCGGATACCTACGTGGATTCGGAAACCGCCCTGCTTGTCCGGAGGGACCGGCTGATCGCCCGGGACGATAAACGGATAGACAATATTTCACAACTGTCAGGGAAAAGGGTCGGTGTTATCACCGGTGCGATGTATGAGAATGTCCTGAAAGAAACAATACCCACGGCGACTCCCGTCTATTTTTCAACTTTTACGGATCAGATTGAGGCGGTCCGAACAGGAAAAATAGATGCCTTCCTGGTGGATGATGTGGTGGCAAAGGATATGATCCGCCAGACCACCGGCGTCACTTACCTCCAAGAATGGCTGAGTACCAATGAATATGCGTTTGCGTTTGCCAGGGAACGGGTGGCGTTGCAGGTACAGGTCAATGCCGCGCTGCGGAAAATGGGGGACGAGGGGACGCTCCGGGAGCTGGCGCAAAAATGGTTTGGTGAAGATGAGCGGGTCAAGGTACTGCCCGACATCGGCCTGCCTGATGGAAAAGATGTCATCCGGTTTGCCACGAACAGTAATTGTGCACCGTTTGCCTATATGAAAGACGGCAGGATGGTCGGCTACGATATCGAGACGGCGATGATCATTGCCCGGAAACTCGGGCGGGGTCTGAAAATTACGGATATGGAGTTTTCTGCGATTATCCCGGCTCTGAAGACAGGAAAAAGCGACATGGCCGGAGGGTTTATCACCATTACGCCGGAGCGTTCGAGATCGGTTCTGTTCAGCAGCCCGAACTATACGGGGGGGACAATCGCTGTCGTCGCGTCGCAAACCAAGGGCGTAAAGCCTCTGCAAGCGGACGGTTTTTGGGTGCGCATGGACCAGAGTTTTAAGCGGACGTTTGTCATCGAGGATCGTTACAAACTGATTCTGCGAGGTTTGGGGGTTACCCTTGTCATTTCCCTGTTGTCGGCGGTATTCGGGACGGTTCTGGGATTTGCCATCTGCATGATGCGCCGGGCAAGGACGAAGTGGATGCATCTTCCGGCAATGGTGTTCATCCGGGTGATTCAGGGCACGCCGATCGTCGTTTTGCTGATGATCTTGTACTATGTCGTTTTCGGTGGCGTCGACATCA
- a CDS encoding radical SAM protein produces the protein MNHHRRRMADHPCFYGSAQGRWGRIHLPVAPECNVHCCFCNRRYDCANEGRPGLTRRILNPDEVLSYLDEIMKDRTDISVVGIAGPGDPLCDPERTLKTVKAVHAAYPDLLLCLSTNGLNLTDHIADLAEAGVTHVTVTINAVLPQIGSHVYDWIRIGGKVYQGREAAERMIFRQREAIYKLKAKGVVVKINTVMLPGVNVDHIPRIAAEVAGWGADVMNCIPLIPLPNTPFAGLGKMAKGRIDHTRSLAALSIPQMYHCRRCRADAVGLLHQGE, from the coding sequence ATCAATCATCATCGGCGGCGCATGGCCGACCATCCTTGCTTCTACGGTTCGGCTCAAGGCAGATGGGGGCGGATTCATCTGCCGGTGGCTCCGGAATGCAATGTTCACTGTTGTTTTTGCAATCGTCGTTACGATTGTGCGAATGAAGGACGTCCCGGTCTTACCCGCCGTATTCTCAACCCGGACGAAGTGCTGTCCTATCTTGATGAAATTATGAAAGATCGGACCGATATTTCCGTGGTCGGCATCGCCGGCCCGGGAGATCCGCTCTGTGATCCGGAACGGACTTTGAAAACCGTGAAAGCGGTTCATGCCGCTTACCCCGATCTTCTGCTCTGTTTGTCAACCAACGGCCTGAATCTCACGGATCATATCGCGGATTTGGCCGAGGCGGGCGTCACCCATGTTACCGTTACGATCAATGCCGTCTTGCCACAGATCGGCAGCCATGTTTATGACTGGATCAGGATCGGGGGTAAAGTGTATCAGGGCAGGGAGGCGGCCGAGAGGATGATTTTTCGCCAGCGGGAGGCGATTTACAAGTTAAAGGCGAAGGGAGTGGTCGTGAAAATCAATACGGTCATGCTTCCCGGAGTCAATGTGGACCATATTCCGCGCATTGCCGCCGAAGTGGCCGGTTGGGGGGCCGATGTCATGAACTGTATTCCCTTGATACCTCTCCCGAATACCCCTTTTGCCGGCCTGGGGAAGATGGCGAAGGGCCGGATTGACCATACGCGCAGCCTTGCCGCTTTATCCATTCCTCAGATGTACCACTGTCGCCGGTGTCGGGCCGATGCCGTCGGGCTTTTGCATCAGGGTGAATAA
- a CDS encoding 4Fe-4S binding protein — protein MLFVLGQWSFYGIFRCPYPVPFVDCQVCPVITCWGRITSLFWGLWLFVPLSVILFGRAFCGWLCPGGFVNQLIGKAAIFKLRTRNRFSKWAPLGLCLGLAVTLFLWLVLGNPRWIIPIRIGEFWPSIGLSFEHASTAWLIRTFTVLGLVAAGLVIANLWCRFVCPTGCLLEWFKRVAIFRVFKTDACNNCDACLKICEMGTRPDEVNCTNCGDCLKSCPENAIKIGRKRM, from the coding sequence ATGCTCTTTGTACTGGGGCAATGGTCATTCTACGGGATTTTCCGTTGTCCCTATCCTGTTCCCTTTGTGGATTGTCAAGTATGTCCCGTCATCACCTGTTGGGGAAGGATTACCAGCCTTTTCTGGGGACTCTGGCTCTTCGTCCCCCTGTCCGTTATTTTATTCGGACGGGCGTTCTGCGGCTGGCTCTGTCCTGGTGGTTTTGTCAATCAATTGATCGGTAAGGCCGCGATTTTTAAATTGCGTACCCGGAACCGCTTCTCAAAGTGGGCTCCCCTGGGACTCTGCCTTGGGTTGGCCGTTACGCTTTTCTTGTGGCTGGTTCTGGGAAATCCCCGCTGGATAATCCCGATCCGCATCGGTGAATTTTGGCCTTCCATCGGCCTCTCTTTCGAGCACGCTTCTACGGCTTGGTTGATCCGGACCTTTACGGTTCTGGGGCTGGTGGCAGCCGGATTGGTGATCGCAAATTTATGGTGCCGTTTCGTCTGCCCGACAGGCTGTTTACTGGAGTGGTTCAAGAGGGTTGCCATTTTCCGGGTTTTCAAAACCGATGCCTGCAATAACTGCGACGCATGTCTCAAAATCTGCGAAATGGGAACCCGTCCTGATGAGGTTAACTGTACGAATTGTGGTGATTGTCTCAAGAGCTGTCCGGAAAATGCCATCAAGATCGGCAGAAAGCGGATGTAA
- a CDS encoding ABC transporter substrate-binding protein, with amino-acid sequence MQEEHVGVNRRRFLKTAAVSALALNLVPGRLGATSFQADTLQVWSCGGLAEAFNKANLVYKEQVGVRIDYTGAFAAALGKSLLGGAVTEVFAGRVLKLAKKLREEEKMIYFRPFCFTEYVMITPRGNPANIQSYEDLARPGVRVILPLGASPPGGEAVMGILKKSGMAEDILKNTVEKESCVIKMMPKIISGKGQASIVERRLIRMAEFEGQVEVIPLPENIFHPGPLTFTIGVMKYARDRRLADHYVDFVCSREVQDIFERQGFISAYSDRGKALVEKLGVKDV; translated from the coding sequence ATGCAGGAAGAGCACGTTGGGGTTAACAGAAGACGGTTTTTGAAAACGGCGGCAGTCTCAGCCCTGGCATTGAACCTGGTTCCCGGCCGATTAGGGGCAACGTCCTTTCAGGCTGACACACTTCAAGTCTGGTCGTGTGGTGGGTTGGCCGAAGCTTTTAACAAGGCCAACCTCGTATACAAGGAGCAAGTCGGTGTTCGAATCGATTATACAGGGGCGTTTGCAGCCGCTCTCGGAAAATCCTTGCTGGGCGGCGCCGTAACGGAGGTGTTCGCAGGGCGGGTTCTGAAGCTCGCGAAGAAGTTGCGCGAGGAAGAGAAAATGATCTATTTTCGCCCCTTTTGCTTTACGGAATACGTGATGATCACACCCAGGGGGAATCCGGCGAACATTCAATCTTATGAGGACCTGGCCCGGCCGGGGGTCCGCGTTATTCTCCCTTTAGGTGCCTCTCCTCCCGGAGGTGAAGCGGTCATGGGCATTCTGAAGAAGAGCGGCATGGCCGAGGATATTCTCAAGAACACGGTCGAGAAGGAAAGCTGTGTTATCAAGATGATGCCCAAAATCATCAGTGGCAAAGGACAGGCTTCCATTGTGGAAAGACGTCTCATCCGTATGGCCGAATTCGAAGGTCAGGTCGAGGTCATTCCACTGCCGGAGAACATTTTCCATCCCGGTCCCTTGACCTTCACCATCGGTGTCATGAAATACGCCAGGGACAGGCGGTTGGCCGATCATTATGTGGATTTCGTCTGTTCCCGTGAAGTACAGGATATCTTTGAGCGACAGGGATTCATTTCCGCGTATTCCGACCGGGGGAAAGCGCTGGTCGAGAAATTGGGGGTGAAAGATGTCTAG
- a CDS encoding alpha/beta fold hydrolase gives MNRVFIHGLESSGLGTKGQFFRKHYPDMLIEDYEGPFEARMEKLDRLLAGKEDLILVGSSYGGLMAAVYTCGNEERVKKLILLAPALTLPQFDSCKRARLTLPVVVYHGKQDAIVPPEATRKIAEEVFTNLFYHAVTDDHSLHEHFEKMPWDCLLLFRGHNT, from the coding sequence ATGAACCGTGTATTTATCCATGGATTGGAAAGCAGCGGCCTGGGGACAAAGGGCCAGTTTTTTCGTAAACACTACCCGGATATGCTGATCGAGGATTATGAAGGACCTTTCGAGGCGCGCATGGAAAAACTAGACCGGCTGCTTGCTGGGAAAGAGGATCTGATCCTGGTCGGATCCAGCTACGGCGGTCTCATGGCGGCGGTTTACACCTGCGGGAACGAGGAACGGGTGAAAAAACTGATCCTTCTGGCCCCGGCTCTGACACTGCCGCAATTTGATTCCTGCAAGCGGGCGCGTCTGACCCTGCCTGTCGTTGTTTACCACGGCAAACAGGATGCAATCGTTCCACCCGAGGCAACCCGGAAAATTGCCGAAGAGGTATTTACCAACCTCTTTTACCATGCCGTAACGGATGACCATTCCCTTCATGAGCATTTTGAAAAGATGCCCTGGGACTGCCTCCTGCTATTCCGGGGACACAACACTTAA
- a CDS encoding DUF1015 domain-containing protein — protein MSNVVPFRALRPRKDIVKDVASYPYDVLNVEEGKKLTAGNPASFLHVEKPEIDLPVGTDPAGDDVHELAKSYMQRMIDRKILFQDDQPCYYIYRQSTDGHEQYGIVAGYSVEEYEKGLIKKHELTRTDKEMDRTRHIDTVGAHTGPVFLTFKARESLDKIVAGIISETPEYDFTAHDGIGHAAWVVKDKRLIEAIRNEFARIDTLYIADGHHRAAAASSVGKLRRTHNPHHQGNEEYNFFLAVAFPHNQLRILDYNRVVEDLNGLDNETFLARIAEAFIVSADFKNKSPKARHEFGMYLDGRWYRLKARQAIYPEEDPIGSLDVSILQNSLLEPILAIRDPRTDKRIDFVGGIRGMTELERLVDGGEFRVAFSMYPTTLDELIRVADAGLIMPPKSTWFEPKLRSGIFVHLLD, from the coding sequence ATGTCCAACGTCGTTCCATTTCGAGCCCTGAGGCCGCGGAAAGACATTGTCAAGGATGTCGCCTCCTATCCCTATGACGTCCTGAATGTGGAGGAAGGGAAAAAACTCACCGCGGGCAATCCCGCCAGTTTTCTCCATGTGGAAAAACCCGAAATCGATTTGCCCGTGGGAACGGATCCGGCGGGGGATGACGTGCACGAGCTTGCAAAATCATACATGCAGAGGATGATCGATCGGAAAATCCTCTTCCAGGACGACCAGCCCTGCTACTACATCTACCGCCAGAGCACGGACGGACACGAACAGTACGGCATCGTCGCCGGTTACAGCGTCGAGGAATACGAGAAGGGGTTGATTAAAAAGCACGAACTGACCCGGACGGACAAGGAAATGGACAGAACCCGACACATCGACACGGTAGGCGCTCACACCGGTCCCGTTTTTTTGACCTTCAAAGCCCGGGAATCCCTGGACAAAATCGTCGCCGGGATTATTTCCGAAACACCGGAATACGATTTCACAGCCCACGACGGCATCGGCCATGCAGCCTGGGTGGTTAAGGATAAACGCCTCATCGAGGCCATCCGGAATGAATTCGCCCGAATTGACACCCTCTACATTGCCGACGGGCATCACCGGGCTGCGGCAGCCTCATCGGTCGGAAAATTACGCCGAACCCATAACCCGCACCACCAGGGCAACGAGGAGTACAATTTCTTTCTTGCCGTAGCCTTCCCGCACAACCAGCTCCGGATTCTGGACTATAACCGGGTGGTTGAAGACTTAAACGGTCTTGATAACGAAACGTTTCTGGCACGTATAGCGGAGGCTTTCATCGTATCCGCCGATTTTAAGAACAAGAGCCCAAAAGCCCGGCACGAATTCGGTATGTACCTGGACGGCCGGTGGTACAGACTGAAAGCCAGACAGGCAATATATCCGGAGGAAGACCCCATCGGCAGTCTGGATGTATCCATTCTTCAAAACAGTCTTCTGGAACCGATCCTGGCAATCAGAGACCCCAGGACGGACAAACGGATCGACTTCGTGGGCGGCATCCGGGGCATGACGGAACTGGAACGCTTGGTGGACGGCGGGGAATTCAGGGTGGCGTTTTCCATGTATCCGACAACGCTGGACGAACTTATCCGGGTCGCTGACGCAGGACTGATCATGCCGCCAAAATCAACCTGGTTCGAACCCAAGCTCAGAAGCGGTATTTTTGTCCACCTGCTGGACTAA
- a CDS encoding tRNA1(Val) (adenine(37)-N6)-methyltransferase has translation MAADDGSVLKKEGETLEKLFDAGLKIIQPSRGYRFSIDALLLVSFFRELPDEHILKIGTGSGVISLLLARRNPTVRICGIEIQKELADMARRNAALNGMADRITIQEGDIRRMGNHFSPGSFDAALFNPPYRRLRSGKINPDRQKAIARHEVEGGFADFLHGARRLLKPSGRITFIYPAPRCAEAISRMRREKIEPKRIRVVHSYPDSEAQFILVEGIKEGGEELRILSPLFIYRTGKEYSDEMKGLFRSLGASERENCE, from the coding sequence ATGGCCGCTGATGACGGATCGGTTTTGAAAAAAGAGGGGGAGACACTGGAAAAACTCTTTGACGCCGGATTGAAAATCATCCAGCCGTCCAGGGGTTACCGGTTTTCCATTGACGCCCTCCTTCTCGTTTCGTTTTTTCGTGAACTACCGGACGAACACATTCTGAAAATCGGCACCGGCAGCGGCGTCATCAGTCTGCTCCTGGCTCGCCGCAACCCGACCGTTCGTATTTGCGGTATCGAGATCCAGAAAGAACTGGCGGACATGGCCCGCCGGAACGCCGCCCTGAACGGCATGGCAGACCGGATCACGATACAGGAGGGTGACATCCGGCGGATGGGGAATCATTTCTCTCCGGGTTCCTTTGACGCGGCCCTTTTTAATCCCCCTTACCGCCGCCTACGATCAGGCAAGATCAATCCCGACCGCCAGAAAGCCATTGCCCGTCATGAAGTGGAAGGAGGCTTTGCCGATTTTCTCCATGGGGCCCGCCGATTGCTTAAACCCTCGGGCAGGATCACTTTTATCTATCCGGCCCCACGCTGTGCCGAAGCCATTTCGCGCATGCGTCGTGAAAAAATCGAGCCCAAACGAATCCGCGTCGTCCATTCCTATCCCGATTCGGAAGCGCAATTCATCCTTGTGGAAGGAATCAAGGAGGGGGGGGAAGAACTCCGTATTCTTTCCCCCCTCTTTATTTACAGAACGGGAAAGGAATATTCAGATGAAATGAAAGGGCTGTTCAGGAGTCTGGGGGCATCGGAACGCGAGAACTGTGAGTAA
- a CDS encoding ribonuclease Z (member of metallo-beta-lactamase family; the purified enzyme from Escherichia coli forms dimeric zinc phosphodiesterase; in Bacillus subtilis this protein is a 3'-tRNA processing endoribonuclease and is essential while in Escherichia coli it is not; associates with two zinc ions) translates to MFDVRLINDPFEDPGVFVELRYRREALLFDLGDLRGLAPRNLLKISHIFISHTHMDHFIGFDHLLRVCLGRDRTLRLFGPEGFIRNVENRLGSYTWNLVENYENDLDLEVTEVQKEKKKTCFFRCRNAFRREEGSEGAIGDGMLVDYPLYRVRTTILDHRIPSLAFALEEKFRINIRKDVLREMAIPPGPWLMELKDRIAAEEDPSSTIRASWKGGYDGRGCERIFTLGELKERLVLITKGKKIAYIGDAIFSPENEVKMLSIVQNADLLFIEASFLHEDEKRAREKYHLTARQAGTIARKGGVKRLVPYHFSPKYQGKGAKLQEEAVRAFREEH, encoded by the coding sequence ATGTTCGATGTCCGACTGATCAATGATCCCTTTGAGGATCCCGGGGTTTTTGTGGAACTCAGATACCGGAGGGAAGCCCTGCTGTTCGATTTGGGCGACCTGCGCGGCCTGGCGCCCCGTAACCTGCTCAAGATCAGCCATATCTTTATTTCCCATACCCATATGGACCATTTCATCGGCTTTGATCATCTGCTTCGGGTGTGTCTGGGACGAGACCGGACCCTCCGGCTCTTCGGGCCGGAGGGGTTCATCCGGAATGTTGAAAACCGTTTGGGTAGTTACACCTGGAATCTGGTTGAAAATTACGAAAATGATTTAGATCTGGAGGTGACGGAAGTCCAAAAGGAGAAAAAAAAGACCTGCTTCTTCCGGTGCCGAAATGCTTTCCGGCGTGAAGAAGGCTCAGAGGGTGCAATCGGAGACGGGATGCTCGTCGATTATCCCTTGTATCGGGTTCGGACGACAATTCTGGACCACCGCATTCCCTCCCTGGCTTTTGCCCTCGAAGAGAAATTCCGGATCAATATCCGCAAGGATGTTCTGCGGGAGATGGCTATTCCGCCCGGCCCCTGGCTGATGGAATTGAAAGATCGGATTGCTGCGGAGGAGGACCCCTCTTCGACGATTCGAGCTTCCTGGAAGGGGGGATATGACGGACGTGGGTGTGAGCGGATCTTTACGTTGGGCGAACTGAAGGAACGCCTGGTCCTGATCACAAAGGGCAAGAAAATCGCCTATATCGGCGACGCGATTTTCAGCCCGGAAAATGAAGTCAAAATGCTCTCTATAGTCCAGAATGCGGATCTGCTTTTCATCGAGGCATCCTTCCTGCACGAGGATGAAAAGCGTGCCCGGGAAAAATATCATCTGACGGCGCGTCAGGCGGGAACCATCGCCCGCAAGGGCGGAGTGAAAAGGCTGGTCCCTTACCATTTTTCGCCAAAATATCAGGGAAAGGGGGCGAAGCTGCAGGAGGAAGCCGTCCGGGCTTTCAGGGAGGAACATTGA
- a CDS encoding peptide chain release factor-like protein: protein MEKLGIQEEDLQETFVRSSGPGGQKVNKTATCVQLVHIPTGLAVKCQQERSQALNRFLARRLLLDRIERLKEGFLRSEKAKIEKIRRQKRKRSKRAKEKMLEEKRQTSEKKMLRGRPQVDDLE, encoded by the coding sequence ATGGAAAAACTCGGGATCCAGGAAGAGGATCTCCAGGAGACGTTCGTCCGCTCTTCCGGCCCCGGCGGGCAGAAGGTCAACAAGACCGCAACCTGCGTCCAGTTGGTCCACATCCCGACCGGGCTGGCCGTCAAATGTCAGCAGGAGCGTTCCCAGGCCCTGAACCGTTTTCTTGCCCGACGGCTCCTTCTGGACCGCATCGAACGGCTCAAAGAAGGATTTCTCAGGTCGGAAAAGGCAAAGATCGAAAAGATTCGCCGGCAAAAACGGAAACGCTCAAAGCGGGCCAAAGAGAAGATGCTGGAGGAAAAACGACAGACTTCGGAAAAGAAGATGTTAAGGGGCAGACCACAGGTGGATGATTTGGAATAA
- a CDS encoding ATP synthase F0 subunit C has product MKKVFRYSIWTAVAFLASATMALAAEAAPGAVVDYTKAIVLGCSLIAAGLAMGLGAIGAGQGMGQATSGGSVAVGRNPEAQGKIMLTMMVGLAMTESIAIYALVISLVILYANPIIKLLG; this is encoded by the coding sequence ATGAAAAAAGTATTTAGGTACAGTATCTGGACGGCAGTGGCTTTTCTGGCATCGGCAACCATGGCTTTGGCGGCAGAGGCGGCTCCGGGTGCGGTGGTCGACTATACGAAGGCGATCGTACTGGGGTGTAGCCTCATCGCGGCGGGTTTGGCGATGGGTTTGGGTGCAATCGGTGCCGGACAGGGCATGGGACAGGCCACCAGTGGCGGCAGTGTTGCAGTGGGCAGAAACCCAGAAGCTCAGGGCAAGATCATGCTGACCATGATGGTAGGTTTGGCCATGACTGAGTCCATCGCAATTTACGCGCTGGTTATCTCTCTGGTTATTCTTTACGCGAATCCGATCATCAAGTTGCTCGGGTAA
- a CDS encoding Lrp/AsnC family transcriptional regulator, whose translation MNLTDREKKIIRFLQKDLPLVPRPFAALEKTEGIPEDEVLSTLTHWLREGVIRKLAALIRHREAGFTRNAMVAWAVPAEHCNETGTRLAAYREVTHCYQREPAFQGKYNLFTMIHLKEGSMDTLLNDMSTAVSISDYVVLESLAELKKTSMEYF comes from the coding sequence GTGAATTTGACCGATAGAGAAAAAAAAATTATCCGTTTCCTCCAGAAGGACCTGCCCCTGGTGCCACGCCCTTTCGCGGCATTGGAGAAAACCGAAGGCATCCCGGAAGACGAGGTCTTGTCAACGCTTACGCACTGGCTAAGGGAAGGGGTGATTCGCAAACTGGCCGCCCTGATCCGCCACCGGGAAGCCGGCTTTACCCGTAATGCGATGGTTGCCTGGGCCGTTCCGGCGGAGCACTGTAACGAGACAGGAACCCGCTTGGCCGCGTATCGGGAAGTCACACATTGCTACCAGCGAGAGCCCGCATTCCAGGGTAAATACAATCTCTTCACCATGATTCACCTGAAAGAAGGTTCCATGGACACGCTGCTGAACGACATGTCGACGGCGGTGTCCATTTCGGACTATGTTGTTCTGGAAAGTCTGGCGGAGTTAAAAAAAACCAGCATGGAGTATTTTTGA